The region GAAAAGGCCGCAGCCGGGCCGTAGTTTTGGGTCGCCAAACTCAACCTACAGATCATGTTTGTTCAACATAACTGGCCAAACTGCGGCTCGACAAACCTACAGAGCCGCCTGTGCGGTCAAGAACGGGTTCATCACCTATTACGCGCTTGAAATGTAAGCGCTGTGGTCGTCAGTTCGTGCGAGGCACCCCGTCCATCACCGTCGCTACCTGCCTCTCTCTAAAGAATCTAAGCGTCGGATTGAACTGCTCCTAGCGGAACGGATCGCCTTGGAAGCAATCTGCCCCGGCGGGGAACCGCGCGTCATGCAGATTAAAGCTCATCAACGCTATCGGTATATGGACGAATTGTACAACGAGATTCCTGAGGACCTGGCTTGTTCTGTCAGCCAACAAGCCGATATACAACTCATTCAAGTGGATTTTGAAGCGGATGAACTCTGGACGGGGCCGCCCGGGCGGTTTCGTAGGTTGGAGAGCCCACCAGCAATGGTTTGGGATCGCCTTAGATCGAAATAGTCGTCAGGTAATAGGCACCGTGGCGCGGCCCTGTTCGTAGGGGACAGAAGTGTCAACGGCGCGCGAGAGGGCTATGGCAGTCATTACTACTGCGCTACCACCAACATGCTACCTTTTACACAGACGATTGGAACGCCTACAATTGGGCCGCCGATGCGGAGCCTATCCTTTTTCAAAAAGCTGACGCGACATGTCGATGCGATTAGGTTTGTGATGACACATTACAACTTTAGGACTACCGATGATTTATATATCCATAGCCTTTAACAGGCTACAGTAAAAATCAGCAAATCGTGTATTTTATTTATTGCCTCCAAGCTAGATAACAGTATCACTTTTCACGAAAAAGCTAAATGAAAAGTAATAGTCAGTTAAAGTTGTATTTGTCCCTCCATCTTTTAATATGCTCTTTGTGTAGTCGCATATGATGGCTCTTTTTAAGTTCTCTCCGAGATGATGGGCTTTCAATTGAAATGTTGCCTGATTATTTACCATCTGAATGGTATCTAACTCTAACGTACCTTTACTATGATACTGTTCATCGTAATCTCCAACTACTATATATGCCTCTTGATAATGTGGTTTTAAAAAATTTACCCTTATTGTTAAACTATCGTTGAGTTGAACGGTATCTGGAAGCTCTACTTCCGCATGATGCATTTCACTAATAATATTTCCTAGAGAATCGTATTCTACCTCATAATTCACGAGGTTAATCAAGCTGTCTGAATATCGTTTTTGCACAGTTACCCACTCCCGTTTTAAAGCAAGCGTTCCATCCGGATAGTACTCTACCTCTTCACCATCTCGGTTCTCGTGATCATAATTGCTTATACGGTGAATAGAGCCATTTTCGTAATACGATGTCAATTGTCTCTCTCGCTTTCCATCGACCATTAACACGGTTTCACTCACTTGCCCATTGGAATAATAGTGTGTTAATTGCCCATTTTTTTTGCCATCTTTATACAGAATACGCGTTTTAATAGAACCGTCAGGGTGGTAGAGTATCACTTCACCTTGTATTGTATCATCTTGATAGTAGCTTTCGCCTTTTACTGTACCATCTCTGTAATACTCTATACACTTCCCATGCATTAAAGAATCTTTCATCTCACATACATAGTGAGTCTCTCCACTTTCGTAGTTAACCTGAATCCGTTGAGGGTTCCGACTGCACGAAGTCATGACAAATATTAAGAGAAAAAGAGCGTATTTAACCATTTCTACTTGTAGTGTCTTACTGTATCAGGCTTTAATTGTGGGGTTGATCTATGGGGAGGATAAATTACAGTACTAGGCTGTGTATGCAAACTAAGCGAAAAGTTTGATGGCAGCTATAAAGATGACCGCTTCATACTTAGCGGCTCGTATCTCGTAGCCACTCGTCTGAACTTCTTAAGCCGGTTGATGCGACCACCGCGCGGAACCGCAACATTGGTTACGACTATAGACCGTTGACCAAGCGCCCCCCCCTACCATAACGCTCAGGTAGATCTCGCCAGGGGGCACCAGTACGTATTACCCAAAGGATGGCATTTAAAATCAGTCGGTGGTCACTAGAGGGCCGCCCTGTAGCTGGCTGCTGCTTTGGCAACCACTGGCTGAGTCGTGCCCACTGACGATCGGTAAGCTCGTGTCCCGGCGGGGCATCGCTTCGCTGCATTCCCCTAAGTTACACTGCTTTTGGAGTTTCCATACACGCCCTAGTTACCCCCAAAGCACCAATAAAAATCACCTCATTTGCTCATCCTCTTTTATCAAAATAATGCATCAACAATAACTTATCTTTTGAGCAACTCTGAACATACAATTTATTTAGCTTTCTATAAACGAGCATATGATCTTTACAATCTTTATCATTATGAATCGACACATTTGAAAATCTTGACTCTAACAGATATGCCCTTAAATCTTGACATTTCTTTTCTTTTAAATCAATAACCACAAACCCCTTCTATATCTATTTTTTATTGTCTAAAACATAGGTAACCAACGTATCAGAAATAAGCTTTGCAAGAGAATAACCAGAGCCCTCAAAACCTCTTATTTTATTTATCTCAAAACCTCTATCTATTAAATCTTGATAGCTAAGATCTCCGGACATTTCAAAAACACGTTGCTGTTGCCCTTCGTTATTTCCGCTTGAACAGCTACCAATTGCAAGCATGAAGGAGAAAACAACAAAAATATTAACGGTAATTCGCATATGGATTAAAAATTATGTATTGATCTCAGATTTCAACCTGCAACCAACTATTACTTAATGAACTATAGCAAAACCACAGCTTACTTTCCTAACAAGTCTGCTGCCCTACCCGGAAGACCTATTTCAAAGTCTTGCCTTCAATTCGACACATTAGCACCATTTAGAGCATGTTGGGAAATATGCTTTTGCTTACCTGCTTATGGCAAAAATCACCTCTTAACATACAAATGATAACTAAATAATATCAATCCATATATCACAGAATCTCCATCTTTAGATCCTAATTCCTCGTATTCAAACGCCGCTCCTTTAATAAAAAAATCACCTTCTTTTTCAGGAATATCATTAATAAAAGCCGTCACACTGTCAAACGTATGCAACTCGCTCAGACTATCATCAAAAATACTATCTTGCAGAAACACGCTACTATTAATATCTTTAAATATTTTTTCATCACTAATTATATTGTATTTAGCATTTCCCAAAGTACGATTTCCTATAATTAGCTTTAACCTTAAAGTATCTCCTAAACTCAAAGTATCAGGGATAGTGTCCATAGTATTCTCACCCCCCAATTTAATTTCTTTTCCAGGAACAAATAGAACACTCTTAGTTGATAGGTCGCTTTGTCGCTCACCGTTAATACCATACTTTTCATAGTCAACTAAAAGACCATCTTCAAAATATTGAACCTCTTTTATTTTATTATTAATAAAAAACTCCGCTTTTTTCAATTCCCCATATTTATAATATTTCTTTTGATTTATGGCTCCCTCCTCTGTATACAACACTGATGTACCATGTAATTCGCCATTTTTATATCTACACTCGTTTTTAATGCCGCCTGATCTATATTTAAAAACAGCATCTCCATTTTCAACACCATCTCTGTAACTAATAATGCACTCAATATTTCCATTATCATAATAATATATACTCAAACCATTTCTAACACCAGCAATTTCCTCTATTTCATATTTAACTTGCCCATTTGAATACACATCACTTACAACTTCTTTTTTCACACAAGAAGCTACTGATAAAAATATCAATATAGCAAATATCCGCATTGATTTATCATTCATGAGGCTAAACACATGAGCTATCTCTATCCTTTTTTTGACCCTATATCCAATACTCCTTGGACTTTTTGGCCATCAATTAATTTAATCTTATGGTATCTAATTCTTGATCCGATGGTGGCGGTTCATTTGTATTGGAATTCAGCAATTCATCATTACCCCAGGTCCTTTATTTTGTCAAGTACAGCTTTTCGATCTCCGTAATTTGGAATATTTTTTTAGGGTTCTTTTTGATAGCAAAATTAAATACATCAAACACCACCCTAGGCACCTCAATGATATCAGCAACTACAACTAAAAGATCAACATCATCTCCGTTTGGACCCACCATCCTAATACCATATGCAATATAAGTAACTTTCCTGGCATCATCATTTGATGATGTATTACTATTAGAATTTGCTGCACTTGATTCATTGGCAAATACATTTAAAACTGGAAAGCAATTGCTACTTTTAGTCTGACAATCAGACGGAGCTAAACCATCTGGATCAATTAATTGAATGGGGTTATTGAAAGCATAATTATACGTTGAGTGGCGTCGCATTAATTCCGCTGCTGGATCTACGGCATGCCACCTTCCCAGCTGCGCATCATAATAACGTGCGCCATAATCCATCCAGTTCAGGCCTAGTGCCTCCTGCTTTTCTTTCCCATTGTATTGGAATCGGTGATCGGGAGTACCTTGTATGTCCAGTCCGGCTAGGTTCATGCCGAAGGGATAGTAGTGATTCTCCTGCACTACCTTCTGCCAATGATGATCCACTTTGAAATCATCGAACCATACCTCTAACCCGCTCTGGTTGACCAGTCTGACCGTCACCAGTCCGCCCCGTTCCGCCACCGACTCCGCCACCAGGGGAAGCCAATCTACAGAAGACCCCTGCACCGGGATCAACCGGTAGTCCCGGCGCAGTTCCCGTCCTTCCTCATCCTGCCAGGTCCACTCCAGGTAGGCTTGTGGTACGTCGTCCGCTGTGATCTCATGCACCACTACCGGTAAAGCAAACCCGCCGTCAGAATCGAGAGGTCGGGACCCGAGCCGTCTCCCCCACTTGGGTTGGTGTGCAGGAAGAAACTGGCCAGGTACGCCAGCGCCCCCTCCCAACAGGATGCGTTCTCTTCGAGCTGGTATATCGTCTGCACCTGCATGGCGATCCGATCGCCCGCCTGCACCGGGAAGGTAAGTTCAGGACCGGCCACAATGCCCCGCTTGGGGTTTAATGCAATGACAAAGTGACCATTATAAGCAGCTACCGGACCGTCCGGCTCACCTTCTGCCCCGACTCTTTCGCACTTGCGTACCACCCCGTAATTAGTAAATTCCGGCTTCTCGCTGGCCACTTCTTCCATGGTGGCCAGGTACGCATCCGTCCCAGCGCAGAAGGCTACGCGCAAATTTCCCAGGTGATCTTTCAAGTAGTATTCATCCTACTGATCGCTAGCCAACGAAACGTTTTCATGGAAGGGAGTAGTGGGGTTAGAGAAAAGAAAAAGAGGGAAACTTAAAAAAGGCGGATGTCAAAGCGCCCCTGGGTACCATGAATCGTGTCGCAGTCTGGGCGAGCCAGGACAAATTCGAAGGTACCAGAGATTACCTTAGCTTCTAAATCAAATCGGGTGATGGTCAGCGTTCCCTCATGGTAAACTGTACTGTCCTGATCGTAAGAGCACACCAAGGGCAAATAACTTACCGACTGGCGGGCAGGGTTATGTAGACGGTAAACACCCTCTGCATACATGCTATCTGAATAGAGCGCCATAGCGGACTCTATTTCGCCCTCCCTTCGGTAAGCACTAATATTAAAAGTACCATCGGACTGATAGTAAGCGGTAAGATTTCCTTGCCCAAATCGACCTGTAGAACCCTTAGGACGCCACACTTCGCCATTGAGTAAGACGCCGAAACTATGGCGGCCTTCCTGCGTGGCTGTGGGAAGTTCTTCTTATGATTGACTGCGTTATTGAAGCGAATTTATGATTTTGAAGACAGAGCTAGTGATTATACGCTGCCGTTATAGTCATAGCTGGTGCGGTGGAATGGTTTCCTCTCACGACCCTATCTACGACCCGATATAGCAAAAAACCCGCCTCATTTGCATGAAAGCGGGTTTTTGGTGATCCCGGGAGGAGTCCGTTTCCTTACTTCAGCATATCTTATCTGTACTACAAGACTAGGCTCTACTACTCGTAAGGGCCCTTTTTCTTGATCTTTTTATCGTTGGGGTCCAGCTAGCATTCAGGTAACTCGGCGAAAAACTGTCCCGAACCTGTCCCGAACTCTCTACTTTTGGTAGTCATCTTTCCCCAACTTCTATGACGATCAACTTTTACCTCGATTCGCTCACCAAACGGCAGCGTGAACTGGCCGAAAATGCAGGCCGCCCTTTGGAGGAGGTCCCCTGTCGCGTGCTCCTCCTGGTCATGTTCGGCGGCCAGCGGCTCAAACTCCCCACGGGTCATGCCCTTGCGCCTCGCCACTGGGTACAGAACTCCGCCCGTGGCAGTCGGAAGCAACGCGTCAAGTCACAGCACTCCGAGAGTGTCAAGATCAACCTCGAACTGGACGAGATCGAACTGAAGGCCAAAGCGTATTGCAATGAACTCCGTAAAACGGGACAGCCGCTCACCAAACCGGGGCTGCAAACCTATCTTTTGCAAGAACAAAACGATCTGCTTCCTTCTTATGCCCCGGAAGTCAGCGCCGAACCTGATTTCTTTGCCTTGTTCGAGGAGTGGATCCAAGCCAATCTCTACCAGAAAGCCAAAGGCACCCTCAAGCACTACCGCACCGCCAAACACCACCTGGAAGCCTTCCAACAAGAGCGACAACGCAAGATCACTCTGCAAGGCATCGACAAGAAGTTTTACGATGAACTCGTTCGCTTTTACCTCACCAAGCAAAAGCTCTCTAACAATACGATTGGCAACCAGATCAAACAACTGAAGGTCTTTCTCAACTACCTCCTGGAACATGGTTATGCAGTGAATCCCGCATTCCAACGCTTTAAAAAGCCTTCTGCTGATACCGAAGTGGTCTTTTTAACCGAAGCCGAGTTGACGCTTCTCTACCAGACGGACTTCTCGGATCAGCCTCGCTTAGAGCATGTCCGCGACCTGTTTGTTTTCCAGTGTGAAACCGGGCTACGCTACTCGGACTTGGAAAACCTAAAGCCGGAAAATATCCAGTACGATCCGCACGGAGTCTGCCTGGCTCTGCGCTTAACGGCCATCAAGACCCGAGGACGGGTGTTGATTCCCTTGCAAAGTTTTCCCCGGGCGGTGGAAATCCTTCGCAAATATGAAGGCCACCTGCCACCACGCATTTCCAATCAGAAGATGAACGATTACCTCAAGGAGCTGGCACAACGAATCGGACTCTTGACGCCCATTCAGTTGGTTCATTTCTCCGGTAATCAGCGAAAGGAGCAAACCGTCCCCAAGTGGCAGCTGATCTCCACCCACACCGCTCGGCGCACGTTTGTCACCCTGGCGCTGGCCCGCGGCATCCGCCCGGAAGTCATCATGCAGATGACCGGCCACAAGGATATTAAAACCCTGATGCGCTACGTCAAAATCACCGAAGACATGATTTTCACGGAAACGCAACGCTGAGGCATGTCTTTTCTGGCGTGTTAGGGTAGCTTTTAAAGGTCCAACGCCGTAAGCCATCCTATGAACGCTTCTTCCACATTTCAACAGTGGCAGTCCACTTACCTGCCCTTATCCGAACACTTGTTAACGGATCCCTCGCTGGTCCGCGCTTTTACTGAAGGGTATCAGGCCCATGCCCCTGCCTCCGCCAACACGATCGAACAGAAGCGCGCCCGATTCAGCCACGAACCGGACCAATGGCTCCACTGGCTAGAGGATCGTTGGAAGGCCCGCCACAGAGAGCTCCTTGACTTAGAGCGTACCCTTCATATGCAGTGGGAAGTCGAGCATGACCAGCCACTCGAACCCCTGTTTCAGCAATGTGGCCGGGCATTTGCGGCGTGGCAACAAATCGATGCCTTGCTCACCGAGCAGATCCAAACGCGTCTCTTACAATTGGTAAAACGCCCCGGCGGCACCGACCTGATGGCACGGAATCCCGTGCAGGTATGGTGGCCCACACAGGTCTCCAATGCCCTGCGGGAAGAAATTGAACGGGGCACCCGCCGGGCCCAACAATTGAATAGTACCTGGCGCGAGCAGCACCCTTCTCCCCTCTCGGTAGACGCGCTCTTTGACCTGCGACAGACCTTGGAGATGATCCAGCAAAGGTTATCCCACCTAGTTGCCCAACGTTCTTTGCTGGATCATCTGGAAGAAACCGGCTACTGGCTGGAGCTCAATCGACAGAGAATCGAGTGGCTAGAAGCAGCGGAAGCTCCCATTAAAATCAAAGCGGACTACCACGAAGCGTTGCATTATGCCTTCCTGGCATATCACTACCTGCCGGAGGAAGCCTCCGATGCCTTTGCCGAAGTCTTGCGGGGCGGTACCTTTTCCCAGACCTTGATCTTTCAAGGCTACGCCAATCAGCTCGTGGATGTGTTCCTTCGCGCTCATCACCAAGGCTGGATCGTCGGAACGAAAGCAAAGCTTGCCCAGTGGTTATGCCACTGTTTCCGGGTGATAACCCCGGAAGGTCCTCAGCTCTTGAATCGAGCCTACGTCGAAAAAGTGCTCAGCTTTCAGAAGAGATGCACCAGGCCCTTACCCGTAGAAGGGTTACCGCTACGTATCGAAAAGTAAGGGCAGTCCTCCTCTTATCTCCTGGCAAAATGTACGCATTTGCGCCAAACCTTACTTGCAAGAGGGTATTTTGGGTCCGTTTTGGGGGGTAAGCTTGAAACTGACCTCTCCCCCCCTTTTCCTTCGCAGCAATGTCTCAAGAAAGATTAACAAGCATATGAATTACTTTCGCGTCATTGCGCACCCTGAAGGACGATTGGAACTGGCTCCCGTGCCTACCCAGGAATTGTCCGAACTCGTCAAACAAGCCGTCCGGCAAGTACTGCTGGAATACCAGGATCAAAAGGGGGCCACTGAGGAGGAATTGCTCAAGCTTCCCCAGGTGGCCGCCTTGCTGGGCGTTAGCAAACAAACCATCTACGAATGGAAGCGGCAAGGCAAACTCCCGGCCCATAAAATCGGGCGGCGGGTTTTCTTTAAAAAATCGGAAGTCGTGGCGGCCTTATCGGCTCAGTCCCGCCAGCCGCTTCGCTCACGGGTTAATCGTCGTGGGTGATGAGTCAGGAACGCACACCAGCCACCGTCAGGACATGCCAGAATCCTGCCTGCCAGCAGGCGTACACCCCTCGTACCGCCCAGCAACGCTTTTGCTGTAAAAAATGTAGCAATGCCTTTCACAATCCGGCCCATTACCGAAAAGTGCAAGAGCAACGGGCGTTCGAAGCCCCGCTTCAGCATAACCGAGAAATCATCTCCCTGCTCTACGACCGCCTTCACCAGCGTGTGGTGAGCCGGGAATTCCTCGTGCAGGCGAAATTCAACTTTGCCGTGTCGGGATTCGGCGTGAAGGACCGGGAAGGCCGACACGCCCTACACTTGTATGACTTCCTCCTGTATACAGAAGACCGAAAAACGTTTGTCCTGAAAAAATTATGAAGCACTATCAACCACCCCTTGGCTTCGAGACCGTCCCGATTGAAGAAGTAGGTACTACATTCTACAGAAGAGATGCTGGCATAAGTCAACGTGCTTTATCGGGCTTGACCTTTTTCCTTTGGCTCCTGCTATTAGCTTTGGTAGGGTGGATGCTTTGGCAGCGGTATCGAGAGAAACGGTCGTCCTCGACGTATCGCTTGACCCTCCTCTGTTTGAAAGCCCCCCATCCTAGCCTACGTTCTCATACCCTCATGAATCTGTGACCACCCACCTCATTGAGTTATAGCTCAGATAACCTTTTCCTCTGAATGGGTAGAGGGAGGCGGAGAAATTTAGCAAAGCATTATCGAGCTATACCTTTTTTCGGCAAAGGATTGCTAGCATTTTATAGAAGAGTGAAATGCCTTTTATGTCGATGCAAGGGAGAATTGCCGCATTTCGTTGCTATATCGTCCCTTGAGGGACGATATAGCAACGAAATGCTTTGTTGTACTCTAACCCTCTGAATAAGCACTAATAATAGGGTCTTATCGCACCCTATTCACAGAAGAAACACAGGAGGGCCAAAAGATCGGCTTTCTCTAAAACATCAGACAAAGGAGCTCTTCGATTGGTCTTTGCTGCTTATTGAAGCCTAGCGAACGCTTTTGAGTAAAGCAATGGAAGCGAAGTTGAGAAATATTATTTGTTGCGGTTTTCGTTGAGCAACTCCTCGATTACTCGTTTTGAGAGGCGGAAGCCAGCTTTTTCTAACTCGCCGATCAGTGAAGTTAAAGAAGGTACAAGCCCGGCTTGATGAGCCAGTTGCAGCACGCGTAAGGTGCCCATGATGGGTAATTGCAGGCGTTGAGCTTCTCGACGGCCTTTTTTCTCATCAAGAATCAGGAGAGGACTCTCCATTTCCAGCGCCAAGGCAATGGCACTCGCTTCTCCTGGATCCAGCATTCCCGCCAAAACTTGTTGTTGTGCCTTATCGTGAACCGCCGCGATTTGGAGCCAATCCGGCAAGGATTGCCCAAATTCGGCTTGTACTTCCGGGGTGGTCAGGATCGCAGAAGCCTTGTCTCCACCGTTGGTGGGAAGGAACAAATCACGCAACAGATCCAATTGGCCAATTCGGTCTAACACAATCAGGCAACTGGCATCGGCGATAATATGTAGCCTCATCTACTTGTGACGCAGCTCTTCTTCAGTATCACCGAAAATAGAAACCCCATACTGGCCGACGGTTTCCAGAAACGCACGCTTGGAAATGCCGACAAACTTGGCGGCCTGTCCCGAGGTAAGAATTGCTTTATCGTACAGGGCCGCCGCCACGGTCATCTTCGCCTCTTTCTCATTGACTTCATCGGGCAACTGGATCGTTAAGGTTTTCATGGCGCTGCAGCTAGGTTCTTACCAAATTTACGAATTTATAGGCAACTGTTAGCCACAGCACCGAGAGCTTTCGGTGGCGTTTCTCTCTTTCAATGACCTTCTACATAATGAAACAAGTCCCATCTAAACGGTTTTGCTCGCTTGTCAGACCTTCGGAGGCCATTAAAGGTTTGTAAAATTAACCGGATTCAAGCGGGGGAGACCCAAAAGAGCGAGAAACTTATTTTAAAAATGTGATCGAGGGCATGGTAGCGCAGCTTCATCATGCCCTCGCAACGGTCTGTATATGGTGTCGTGGCTGACGTTAGGAAGCCATGCACTATATACCTTGTTATAGGCAGGCTTTATTTCAACTTCATGATTCTTTAATCATTAATAGATGTTTTCTTCACTTTGGTGTAGATTGAGCAAATGAGAACCCAAGTCTTTCATCTTTCCAATCGCATTGTGATAGTTCTTCAATAAAAGGACAACCACCCATGCAAGTCTTTTGGAAGGCACAAGAAGTGCAACCATTGTTCAGAATATTATTTCTATACTTTTTGAAATAGGCATTGTTCTGCCAAATGTCAATCATTTTTTCTGTTCTTAAGTCTCCAAACCAATCAGTATTGGTCATAAAAGAACAAGGCATCATTCTTAAATTTTCATCAACAAAAGCAGAAAACCTTCCAGCATCACAACCCTCGTAAAATTCTGAATTCACATTCACATATTTTACTACTCCTGAGATACTACAACTATCAAAGCCAATTTTCAAAGCACCTTTACTTTGGTTTACTAAACCATAGAATTCTTTTAATTTTACCTTGTCTTTAAGTAACAAGGTCATGTCGGGTTTTCTTCCGATTGGTTTATAGTTCAGGAATATCAGAGAATTTATTCCTTCCAAGAATGCTGGTGGATTTCTTAACCATTCAATTGCTGTATTGATAGTTTGACTATCTGTTACAAAGTGAACATTTGCTTTTATTCCATATTCAAATAGTTTTTCAAGATGTTTTCTGAACTCGGTGTATGGTTCGTAAGCACTAATAGCAACAGAGCCGCATAATTCTTTTGTTGCTTTCAAAATGTCAGGGGTAAGCCCTCTACCATTTGTGGTGTAACATGGAACAATTCCATGTTCAACAGTAGTCTCAAGTATCCTTATAAAGTCGGGATGTTGATTTGGATTTCCACCACCCAGTGCAACTTGGAAAACATCCATTTCCTTTGCTTGCTCCATGATTAATTTGTAATCGCTAAGCAGCATGTGATTTCCTTTTGGTGTTGATTTTCTATAACAAAAAGAACAACCTTGATCACACCAATTAGTAATACTTATATCCAATAATTCTGGGCCGTGCATAGCCCAAAGAGGTTCTGGATAACCTTTTTCCTCTGCACGTACAAAATATCCAGTCTTTTTATTAAATAAAACTGAATAATGCTGCTCTGCATACTTTTTATGAACTATATTTTTGTTTTTACCAACCATCTTCTTGAGCATCGATATATAAATTACTACTTTCTATAATGAAATCATCGGTGCAAAAGAAGCATTCAGTTTCATCAGTATCACTGCTTAGTTTACCTATATAAACATTTTTGCCATTTTTTTCTGCTTCAAGAATTTTGGGTAATACTTCTTTGCCACTTTTCCAAAGCCTTTCTTCTATAAACTCTTCAAATGTGGAGTAGGCGCCAGAATAGTGTTTTTCATAATACACTCTTGCTGGTTCCATGTCATCTTTAAATGCATTGAATAAAGATTTGTATATATCTAAGAAATTTGAATCATCTTTTATTCCAATTGCTTCGATGAAGTCTTTAAAATTGAACTCACCATCACTGATTATCACAAATGAAGTTGAAGAGCTATTTGTTACGAAGTCATATCTTATTTTCATTTACTTTAATTTTTAAGCATAATTATGTCCATTACTCTGTCATACATTGTATCTGAAAATGTGAATTGGGCAATACCATAGTCACCATATGAATTGTCATCCTTTCGGTAAAGTAAACAATTGGGATTGTTCTTACTTGCTTCCATTAGTTCAACAATGTATTTGCCTTTAAGATTATATTTTCTGTAAAGGAAATGCTCCATTGATTCATATTCAAATGAATAATATTTCTCATACTCCTTGTCTACATTAATCAACTCCGAAGTTATACTGTCATACATTCTTGAAAACATATTCAGTGAATATCCATCTTTCGCACCAGTCCGTTCAATAAAAATTTCCTTTGTCAAATTCTTATTAATCAACAGCAGTGATTTATAAAAGTCATAACCTAATTTCATACGAACTGATAAATTGTTTAATTGCTTTAATCAATATTTCGTTTTTACTTTCCAATGCTTTGGTGAGATGTATTTTCCCTTGTTCAGCATGTCTGAAAAAATATTTCTCATAGGTTGATTGAATATTCCAACGGTCTTTATTAGTAAACATGTAAATCAAGAGTTCAAAAAGTTTTTCATAATACAATACATCATCTGCTTCTCTCTTTTCCAAAATGTCATCTATTTGCTTAACCAAATTTTCTTGACTTATTAATCTTGAATGTCCCCATCTGTCTGTTCCAAATTTGCTTACAAAACAATTTGCATATTGCTCTGAGTTAAGTTCTCTTAACAACTCAAAAAGAAATTCAATACTTAGGTTTTTATAGTAGGCGGTATTGTATCGGATTATGAGATTCCATATAATGGAATCACTATATCGTTCATTGTTTAACAATTTTTCCTTTAGAATTTTCTTGTCCTCTTTGGTTACCTGAGAATCTTTAAGTGAGAAAATACATTTTGAAAATACTGCTTCAAACCAAGGTTGCTTGATTAGGATTTCATGGAGTGATTTATCTAAACCTTTTCTTGATACATAAAACAGAAAGGTGCTGCACCCTTCAAGTAATGGGGATTTATCGTTAACTTGACTTTCAATAAAGGAAGCAAATTCTTCAACTGATGTTTTGAAAAGAACTTCAACTAAGTATCGTGAGATTAAAAAATCTCTAAACTCATCAAATGTAAAATTTACAACTTCGGAAGAAGTAAAAATTCCTTTCTCGTCAGTTTGAATATCTCTTTTTACAAGTATATTTTC is a window of Catalinimonas alkaloidigena DNA encoding:
- a CDS encoding radical SAM/SPASM domain-containing protein; this encodes MLKKMVGKNKNIVHKKYAEQHYSVLFNKKTGYFVRAEEKGYPEPLWAMHGPELLDISITNWCDQGCSFCYRKSTPKGNHMLLSDYKLIMEQAKEMDVFQVALGGGNPNQHPDFIRILETTVEHGIVPCYTTNGRGLTPDILKATKELCGSVAISAYEPYTEFRKHLEKLFEYGIKANVHFVTDSQTINTAIEWLRNPPAFLEGINSLIFLNYKPIGRKPDMTLLLKDKVKLKEFYGLVNQSKGALKIGFDSCSISGVVKYVNVNSEFYEGCDAGRFSAFVDENLRMMPCSFMTNTDWFGDLRTEKMIDIWQNNAYFKKYRNNILNNGCTSCAFQKTCMGGCPFIEELSQCDWKDERLGFSFAQSTPK